The following nucleotide sequence is from Hevea brasiliensis isolate MT/VB/25A 57/8 chromosome 7, ASM3005281v1, whole genome shotgun sequence.
aaataaaaaaaaaataaaaaaaaataaaggattaGCATAATAACAGATATGAAGACAAAAGAAAACATTACTGCAACTGAATTTGGACATTTAAATATGCACTTTTCAGGCTAGGTAGATGATGTAGAACCAGTGGAGTTATGGGAACAAGGAGGTGACAAACAAATAGTCAAATAAAGAAGAGAATCAAATTCTCAAATCTTATTAATTGTCAACAATAATACATATCATAATAAAATCTCCTACAAAATAACTAGAAAACATAGGTATTTATAATACAATATTAATCCTATTACTACTATGATTACGAAATTctaaataagaaaatataaatcaaacactaattaaaaatataaaatcaatTGCATCAGTAGATTATCTCTCCAAGTCTATACCTAATATAAGTAACATCATTAGTTACTTCCAAAACTAACAATAAAATATCAAGCATCTATTTTAATCATTCTAGCACTATCAACCTATCTCGTATGCACTTATATTGCACCAAACTATTTCTTTCTTGAAATGTGCATATCCTATCACCAATTTTTGTAGTACAATTTTCTCTTCTTATAACGCGACATTTTTCACAGCCCAATTTGAGATGTAATAAATTTCATTGTATATGAAGAGAATGATTACCCTTTAATCGCTTTCCCCTCTTAAAAAAATCTAGAAGCTAAACAAGGTAAGGGAGGGGGACTTCCCTCCATTCTCCACTGATTGAACCCTAACCATGCATGGTGTAAAACCTCAATGGAAAAGTAAAGaccaaaaagaaaaaagaaatccaGATAGTGCCACCCTCCCTTCTATCAGTTGTTGTATTATACCATACTGGCATAAATCAGGCTATAACAAGTAACAACCACATCACCCATTAGAGCCAGTACCAGTTGGCATCAAATTGACCCCCTTCTTTTTCCATTAGAAAttgattaattcattaaaaatcagCCACTATTTAAAACCCTGTAATCGCTACCTTTAATCTGAATAAAGTAAAATGGAAGTTGAAAATCTTGAAGCAAGAGTTAAAGCACAATATATAGACCAAATAGAAACAATATAATGTCATACCTGCTCTGGCCTTAGGCCAAACACTTTACCACCAATTATGAATGAGATATGAGGCATTGAAGATAGACTGCTACAATCAACTGTTGATTCTCCATTTGGACTAGGCAATCGATCACAGAGCTGAAATTGCAAGCGAGGCCATTAGCTAATGCAAGGCCACTTTCCTCAacaaaattgtgaaataaaaagGGCTAACTTACTTCATTCACGTAGTTCAAAATCTTCTCTTCTGTCTCATTTAGCTTTATACGATTTTGCATCCATACAACCATCATCTCACAAGCAGTGCACGTAGCATCTTCCACACCATTAGACACTTTGTCTATAGTTTCATCCACCACATTATCAATGTTTGCACTGAAAGGATGGAGTTAATTTATTTGTTATACCATTGATGTAATACAGTTAACAAATCAGGTGAATTGTGACATATAACAATACTACTAATATTTGATAGCACAATCAGGTAGAAGCTCACCTAACACCTCGAGTCCCATCAAAAGTACATAAGCCAATTTGAGAGCAAATCTTCTCTGGTTGTGCCTGCTTTAGGAAAGGCAAAAAAAGTGAAAAAAGCAGAAGCCAGTTTATTGAAAGGAGTTGAAGGATAAAGTTGCCCTTGAAAACACAAATCTTAACAGGATGCAGTTATGGAcaatgaaaagaaaatgaaaatctaTAATATTTACCTGAGCTATCAGCATTTCCAGTATGACTTTCCCATATTGTGCAACCAATGTCTTGCATTCTTGGCTTATAATACCAGAGGCTCCAATGGCATGATTAATTTGAGTAATCACAGTCTAAAGATATGAAAGCATATAGAAACATCAATCATAAGAAACTCCATTTCAATAAGAACACAATTCCATTATCATAATGAAGCCAATCAATGTCCAAACAACAAATGATACAATCACATAGCAAAATGACAAAAGTTTTTACTACAATTGAAAGCTGTTTAATTTTCAAAATGGGAATGATTATCATGCTAATAGTATGAATGTTTCATATATTAAAGGGCAATGTTTGACCCAATTGCTGACAACAAGCATATGGTTCTGTTGCTGCATTGTTCAGAACGAAAATGAAATTCAATGAAAGGCACCCAAATGAGAACTCAATCAGAAAATCAACTTAGAACACACTTCAGAAGAGAAGGCCTGTTAACATGACTTCTCGCAGTTTTCTAAAACTTGTAAATGTTATATTAATCCAATTGGCAAAAAGAGAGAAATATAAATACATAATTTTATGCAATTGGTATTTTATATCCATGTTACATGAAAAGAACTTAAAAGGTTAGACAGAAATTCAAGTAAATCTACAAAATTATTTATAGCAATGCCAAGGTAGTCAAAAACAAAAGGCACACCTTGAGGTGATACTGTGATACTCTTTTATcactaaaaaaaaagaaaaaaaaagaaaaaaaaagaaaacaattatccGAGGGTATTGAAGTTCAAAAACAGGTAAAAAGAAATATCTCAAACATTGTTGAAAAAGAATAACATATTACACTTATAAGAAAATATATATTTCtaggataaaaagaaaaatactGGCAAGCATTTACAATTAAGTCAAGAAAACTTAAAAACATAAGAAAAGATAAACATGTGAAGATAGAAAAATATTGAAGCTAAATTTACAGCCTAACATTTCTGTGTTCAGGTTTGAGTCATTAGGATGACAAGTAGTTATATTTCCATCTAAGGTCCTTTTTCTAACATCTGGGAACTGAAGCATCAATGGCATTTACTATCCTAATTTAGGATAAAATaaaagatttatttttttaaataataataaattagggcCTCTTTTTAAACAGGGCAGGCCTCAAGTGACTCTACCGAAGTATAAATGCAACAAGTGAGTACCTTGCTTGATGCTCCTCATGTGTCTTTGTTGtctaacaaataaattctaaaatataaaaattacttgAATGTTTGGCTTTATACTGCTCAATATATCAAATAGGAGTCTGGGAGAAATGAGTGCAGCAGGTGATGCAGCCTAGAGTAAATACCGTTGGGCCTGCCAGTAAAGAGGTTCCAGAATCAGCAATTGCCTTGCAGCCATCACCACAAAATCCTGAAAAAGTAGTAAACACATCCTCAACAtatatgatgatgatgatgatgatgatgatgatgattgggCACAATTAAGTTATATATGATTACCAGTTGTTTCATTGCCGACTAATATGTCACCCATATCGAACTGTGAAACACAGAAGTACATCACAAagaaaattagaaaaagaaaGGTAAGAATAGAATATGGATGAAGATTGCAAACAATGGAATAACTTGGGAAGCTCACCTGCCAATACCCTTTTTGAGTCACAGAAACATATGTGTGCTCACCCTTGTAATGATTAGGATCAACCCCACCAAACACAATTTCTCCTCCTTCTTTTCCTTTAACATTACGGTTTAACCAAAATGAAAAGACTTGTTCGGTAACAAGACCTTGATTGACCATGTTATACCTATTAGAATAGCATCATAATCAGTTGAGCAGAAACATGAAATTCAATTAAATAACactaaatataaatttcaaatttcaaaataaaaaatcatcTATTTGCAGATGCATATTAATCATTTTCTATGACGAACAAGGTAAATCTATCCTGTTATATTCAAACAACCTATTCTCAGAATTTGGCAGCTGAGATGAACTGATTTACCAAACTGGAACAGCTTTCACAACTGAGATCTCTTGGAACCCAAGTCCAAGTACACCATCAAACTTGGCAGCCAAAAAAGTGATGCCTGGCTCTTTTGTTGCCTCAATGAAATCCTAACAGAAAAACACATTATTCACAGTAAATTTAACAGCAATACTGAGTTGAAAACCACCAAAAATGCATATCATCTCAAAGATCACCTGATTTTTAACAACAAGATCACCAACTTTGACATTGTCCTGGCTAAAGAAACCAGCAATTGAACCAGTTCCATATTGGATTGCAGCAGAGGTACCTGCATCAATAAGGAAACAATGGCTAACCTTAAGAGACCTTCCtcaatagcaattttaagaaggttCCTCTTATAAACCATGCACTGGAAAACTTTTAAAGGCCTCTATCATATGAGAGAGGCAGTATAAGTAAATAAAAGTAATCTTGAATAGCTTGTGAAGTATTTCACAGTTCATGCTGTGGTAAGTGTGGGTCATTCATGtgttgaattgaaatttgaaaggGGAAAAAACTGTTCTCGTCATTACCAGAACATGTAAGACATGcctt
It contains:
- the LOC110659453 gene encoding aspartic proteinase A1 isoform X2 gives rise to the protein MVTKFSAVWIALLLLFPVVLSSQNDGLIRIGLKKKKLDQVNHPVGAFDSKEEEAMRAAAKKYQFCNNIGNSSDADIVALKNYLDTQYYGEIGIGTPTQTFTVIFDTGSSNLWVPSSKCYFSLACYLHSRYKSSESITYKKNGTSAAIQYGTGSIAGFFSQDNVKVGDLVVKNQDFIEATKEPGITFLAAKFDGVLGLGFQEISVVKAVPVWYNMVNQGLVTEQVFSFWLNRNVKGKEGGEIVFGGVDPNHYKGEHTYVSVTQKGYWQFDMGDILVGNETTGFCGDGCKAIADSGTSLLAGPTTVITQINHAIGASGIISQECKTLVAQYGKVILEMLIAQAQPEKICSQIGLCTFDGTRGVSANIDNVVDETIDKVSNGVEDATCTACEMMVVWMQNRIKLNETEEKILNYVNELCDRLPSPNGESTVDCSSLSSMPHISFIIGGKVFGLRPEQYVLKVGKGVSAQCISGFIALDVAPPRGPLWILGDIFMGPYHTVFDYGNLRVGFAEAA
- the LOC110659453 gene encoding aspartic proteinase A1 isoform X1, with the translated sequence MVTKFSAVWIALLLLFPVVLSSQNDGLIRIGLKKKKLDQVNHPVGAFDSKEEEAMRAAAKKYQFCNNIGNSSDADIVALKNYLDTQYYGEIGIGTPTQTFTVIFDTGSSNLWVPSSKCYFSLACYLHSRYKSSESITYKKNGTSAAIQYGTGSIAGFFSQDNVKVGDLVVKNQDFIEATKEPGITFLAAKFDGVLGLGFQEISVVKAVPVWYNMVNQGLVTEQVFSFWLNRNVKGKEGGEIVFGGVDPNHYKGEHTYVSVTQKGYWQFDMGDILVGNETTGFCGDGCKAIADSGTSLLAGPTTVITQINHAIGASGIISQECKTLVAQYGKVILEMLIAQQAQPEKICSQIGLCTFDGTRGVSANIDNVVDETIDKVSNGVEDATCTACEMMVVWMQNRIKLNETEEKILNYVNELCDRLPSPNGESTVDCSSLSSMPHISFIIGGKVFGLRPEQYVLKVGKGVSAQCISGFIALDVAPPRGPLWILGDIFMGPYHTVFDYGNLRVGFAEAA